Below is a genomic region from Flavobacterium ginsengisoli.
AGAACTTTTGGTTCAGGAGCAATATAAAAACCATCTTTTTTTGCCTTTTTCAGATTTAACAAGCGGGAAACAAAGTTATATTGGCGGTCGTTATATCGACTTAGAAGTTCCAAAAGGAAATACGATAGCAATCGATTTTAATCAAGCTTATAATCCGTATTGCGCTTATAATTATAAATATTCTTGTCCGCTTGTACCGCAGGAAAATGATTTAAAAATCGAAATTAAAGCAGGTGTAAAAGCTTTTCATTAATGGAATATTTTAATTTTCATACTCATCAATTTACCAATCAATCTAACGTTTTAGAACTGGTTAATCAGTATCCAAAAGATTTTGATGCTGAAATTCCATTTTATTCTATTGGAATTCATCCTTGGTATATTGACGAAAGTCGAATTGATGAAGATTTGAAAATTATAGAAGCAAAATTACAAACTCAAAATTGCTTGGCAATTGGCGAATGTGGTTTAGACAAAAAAATTGAGGTTCCTTTTGATTTACAAGTTTCAGTTTTTGAGAAACAGTTAGAATTAGCAGAAAAATACAGAAAACCAGTTGTTATTCATTGTGTTGCGACTTTATCAGGAAGTAATGGCTATCAAGAAAAAAGGAAAGTGACAGTTCCGTTGATTATTCATGGTTTCTCAAAGAATAATCAATTGGCAGAACAATTAATTGTCGCCGATTTTTTTCTTTCATTTGGAAAGTATTTGTTAAAGAATCCAGATTTGAAATCGGTTTTTCAAAACGTTCCAAACGATCGTTTTTTCTTAGAAACGGATACTATTGAAGAATCGATTCAGCAAGTATACGAATTGGCTTCTGAGT
It encodes:
- a CDS encoding TatD family hydrolase, coding for MEYFNFHTHQFTNQSNVLELVNQYPKDFDAEIPFYSIGIHPWYIDESRIDEDLKIIEAKLQTQNCLAIGECGLDKKIEVPFDLQVSVFEKQLELAEKYRKPVVIHCVATLSGSNGYQEKRKVTVPLIIHGFSKNNQLAEQLIVADFFLSFGKYLLKNPDLKSVFQNVPNDRFFLETDTIEESIQQVYELASEYKELNLIELEEVISSNYRKIFKQ